In Virgibacillus sp. NKC19-16, a single genomic region encodes these proteins:
- a CDS encoding GntP family permease: MLSIVGTIIALALLIYLALKGYSLLIISIALAVLVAITSGININEALASNYMTGFMEFAGNYFLIFLFSALFGKVMEDSGAATSIAKGILKLTGKKSRLAVMIAIMTITGALTYGGVSLFVVVFVVMPIARPIFKEMDIPWPMFIGSAFLGSGTFTMTMLPGTPQIQNLIPIPYLDTTATAAPIVGLVATAVVIPFGLWWLNREDKKYTAKKLGYEETKGDDTFKTEGKDLYPSFILSVIPSILLLVLMNVVQISIEISLASAIVVAGILFRKYLNQPMKTFNTGAMNVAAPILNTSAVVGFGSVVSATVGFEMLQNAILDIPGHPLISFAIATNIIVGITGSASGGLGIALDTLGSHYATAVDPEALHRIAAISSGGLDSLPHNGAVVTGLTVAGLTHKEGYKPVFWICVVAPIVALTFAIITALLIY; this comes from the coding sequence ATGTTGAGTATAGTCGGAACTATAATTGCACTTGCATTGCTTATATACTTAGCACTAAAGGGGTACAGTCTTTTAATTATATCCATTGCACTTGCTGTTTTAGTAGCTATAACTAGTGGGATTAATATAAATGAGGCATTAGCTAGTAATTATATGACTGGGTTTATGGAATTTGCTGGTAATTACTTCTTAATATTCCTTTTTAGTGCGCTCTTCGGAAAAGTAATGGAAGATAGTGGAGCAGCAACTAGTATCGCTAAAGGAATTCTAAAGCTAACGGGTAAAAAAAGTCGCTTGGCCGTAATGATTGCTATAATGACTATTACAGGTGCTTTAACATATGGTGGTGTAAGTCTATTTGTTGTTGTGTTTGTCGTTATGCCAATTGCTAGACCGATTTTCAAAGAAATGGACATTCCATGGCCAATGTTTATAGGTTCAGCTTTTCTGGGTTCTGGAACTTTTACGATGACGATGCTTCCAGGAACACCACAAATTCAGAATTTGATTCCAATTCCTTATTTAGATACTACTGCAACAGCGGCTCCAATAGTGGGGCTTGTTGCCACAGCTGTTGTTATTCCTTTTGGTCTTTGGTGGTTAAATAGAGAGGATAAAAAATATACAGCTAAAAAATTAGGTTATGAAGAAACGAAAGGAGATGATACCTTTAAGACAGAAGGGAAGGATCTTTATCCCTCTTTCATTCTTAGTGTAATTCCGTCCATTCTTTTATTGGTCCTAATGAATGTTGTACAGATTAGCATAGAAATTTCATTAGCTTCAGCAATTGTTGTTGCAGGAATACTCTTTCGAAAATATTTGAACCAACCGATGAAGACATTTAATACAGGCGCAATGAATGTTGCTGCCCCGATATTAAACACTAGTGCAGTTGTGGGATTCGGAAGTGTGGTCTCAGCTACAGTTGGATTCGAGATGCTACAGAATGCAATCCTGGATATACCAGGCCATCCATTGATTTCATTTGCAATTGCAACCAATATTATTGTTGGAATTACTGGTTCGGCATCGGGTGGATTGGGAATTGCATTGGATACTTTAGGAAGCCATTACGCTACTGCTGTTGATCCTGAAGCATTGCATAGGATCGCCGCGATAAGTTCAGGAGGCCTAGATTCTCTTCCACATAATGGCGCGGTTGTAACTGGTTTAACCGTTGCTGGATTGACACATAAAGAGGGGTACAAACCAGTATTCTGGATATGTGTTGTTGCCCCGATTGTTGCCTTAACATTCGCGATTATAACTGCGCTTTTAATTTATTAA
- a CDS encoding NADPH:quinone oxidoreductase family protein: protein MRSWKVTELGDPRDVLELQETPRPSIEAGNVLIEVEASSLNFFDILLCQGKYQEKPSIPFTPGSEVCGIIRETGEGSQLKEGQRVIATPGLPEGGLSEWVSVPEHSVYVISDSMSASEAAGMFITYQTSYYALYYRSNLQKGEVLLVHAGAGGVGSAAIQLGKAKGAKVIATAGGPEKVQICKDLGADIAIDYKSQDFVDIVKKETGGRGADVIYDPVGADVFDRSRKCIAFDGRILVIGFAGGRIPDAPVNHALIKNYSIVGVHWGLFAKKKPEEVREIHHDLMRLYEEKAILPLVYQEYDFKDVPSALEVLGDRKTYGKLIAKP from the coding sequence ATGCGAAGCTGGAAAGTTACAGAATTGGGGGATCCAAGGGATGTATTGGAGTTACAAGAAACACCGCGTCCTTCTATAGAAGCGGGTAATGTTTTAATCGAGGTTGAAGCTTCTTCACTTAATTTCTTTGATATATTACTTTGTCAAGGGAAATATCAGGAAAAACCTTCTATTCCTTTTACACCAGGGTCAGAAGTTTGCGGGATTATTCGAGAAACAGGTGAGGGGTCTCAGTTAAAAGAAGGGCAACGAGTGATTGCAACACCTGGACTTCCTGAAGGAGGGTTATCAGAATGGGTATCTGTCCCAGAGCATTCTGTCTATGTTATTTCGGATTCAATGTCTGCGAGTGAAGCGGCAGGGATGTTTATAACCTATCAAACCTCTTATTATGCATTATATTACAGAAGTAATCTACAGAAGGGAGAAGTTTTATTAGTTCATGCAGGAGCAGGTGGAGTTGGTTCAGCAGCTATTCAGCTAGGAAAAGCAAAAGGAGCAAAAGTGATTGCAACAGCTGGAGGACCGGAAAAAGTACAGATATGTAAGGATCTTGGAGCTGACATTGCGATAGACTACAAATCTCAGGATTTCGTGGATATTGTGAAGAAGGAAACGGGAGGACGTGGCGCAGATGTCATTTATGATCCAGTAGGTGCAGATGTATTTGATCGATCTCGTAAATGTATTGCTTTTGATGGTCGCATATTGGTTATTGGTTTTGCAGGTGGACGTATTCCAGACGCTCCCGTCAATCACGCATTAATTAAAAATTACTCGATCGTAGGCGTTCATTGGGGTCTGTTCGCTAAGAAAAAACCAGAAGAGGTAAGGGAAATTCATCATGATTTAATGCGGCTTTATGAAGAGAAAGCTATTCTTCCTTTAGTTTACCAAGAGTATGATTTTAAGGATGTGCCTAGTGCTTTGGAAGTTTTAGGAGATCGTAAAACATATGGTAAATTGATAGCTAAACCGTAA
- a CDS encoding acyl-CoA carboxylase subunit beta, with amino-acid sequence MKKEIEELLERKEKAKFGGGKKKIERQHDLGYYTARERIEKLVDTDTFLELGMLAHSDQVGSEEKSLGDGVITGLAKVNGRPVVIQAADKTVFAGTEGMVYFRKTQAAHNFAVKRGFPLLNLMEGGGLRMPDGMGSDGISQVLFPNELLMHHRQVPMITAILGDSFGGPTWTAASSDFVTLMKGTTMAVAGPRMLEVATGEKISNEELGGWEVHANFTGQVERFTEDEDTSIEELKQFLSYMPLNGGEEPPYKETKDDPYRRLDEMVDLVPTRRKRAYDMKKVIKSVVDEGDYFELKSTYGTAIITVLARINGRVVGIIANQPLKFAGAAGAKECEKATDFIVLCDSYNIPLVFLHDIPGFRVSSDAEKLKMPTKIMVWNQALAQSTVPKISVVIRKSIGAAYGNMCGPTMGADFVVAWPTAEINFTGPEVGINVVYGSELQKSEKPEEEREELLKSWSFDSSPYKAAGKHLIDDVIDPRDTRKFLSQTLEYACANKGSKSERNLANWPTGF; translated from the coding sequence ATGAAAAAAGAAATAGAAGAATTATTAGAGCGAAAAGAAAAGGCAAAATTTGGTGGTGGAAAGAAAAAAATTGAACGACAACATGATTTGGGATATTACACCGCCAGAGAGAGAATTGAAAAACTTGTTGATACTGATACCTTTTTAGAATTGGGTATGCTTGCCCATTCTGATCAAGTAGGCAGTGAAGAGAAAAGTCTAGGAGACGGCGTCATTACTGGATTAGCTAAAGTAAACGGCCGTCCAGTTGTTATACAAGCAGCAGATAAAACAGTATTTGCTGGGACTGAAGGTATGGTATATTTCCGTAAAACACAAGCTGCTCACAATTTTGCGGTAAAGCGTGGCTTTCCTTTGCTTAATTTAATGGAAGGTGGAGGGTTGCGGATGCCTGATGGAATGGGTTCAGACGGAATAAGTCAGGTGCTTTTTCCTAACGAACTCTTAATGCATCATCGGCAGGTTCCTATGATTACAGCAATTTTGGGAGACAGTTTTGGAGGGCCAACTTGGACAGCGGCTTCTTCTGACTTTGTCACACTAATGAAAGGAACAACTATGGCAGTGGCAGGTCCTCGAATGCTTGAAGTAGCTACAGGTGAGAAAATTTCAAACGAAGAACTAGGTGGTTGGGAGGTTCATGCAAACTTCACAGGACAAGTGGAGCGCTTTACTGAGGATGAGGATACTTCCATAGAAGAATTAAAACAATTCTTAAGCTACATGCCACTTAATGGAGGAGAAGAGCCACCTTATAAAGAAACGAAAGATGATCCATATCGCCGACTTGATGAAATGGTTGATCTTGTTCCGACGAGAAGAAAACGTGCTTATGATATGAAAAAAGTAATTAAATCAGTCGTTGATGAAGGAGATTATTTTGAATTAAAATCAACCTATGGTACAGCAATTATCACCGTCTTAGCAAGAATTAATGGAAGAGTAGTTGGGATTATTGCAAATCAGCCGCTGAAATTTGCCGGTGCTGCAGGTGCAAAGGAATGTGAGAAGGCAACAGATTTTATTGTGTTGTGTGATTCTTATAATATTCCATTAGTCTTTTTACACGACATTCCAGGTTTTCGGGTATCAAGTGATGCGGAAAAATTAAAAATGCCGACTAAAATAATGGTGTGGAATCAAGCACTTGCCCAATCTACTGTTCCAAAAATTTCGGTTGTCATTCGCAAGAGTATTGGAGCAGCTTACGGTAACATGTGCGGGCCAACTATGGGGGCTGATTTTGTTGTTGCATGGCCAACAGCTGAGATAAATTTTACAGGTCCTGAAGTTGGAATCAATGTGGTATATGGAAGTGAACTGCAGAAATCAGAAAAGCCTGAGGAGGAACGGGAAGAGTTATTGAAATCATGGAGTTTTGATAGTTCACCGTATAAGGCTGCTGGAAAACACTTAATTGACGATGTTATTGATCCAAGAGATACACGAAAGTTTCTCTCTCAAACGTTGGAATACGCATGTGCAAATAAGGGATCTAAAAGTGAACGAAATCTTGCAAACTGGCCGACGGGTTTTTAG
- a CDS encoding AMP-binding protein: protein MNSVLKKSWPKDIPEKLNYRLGEKPLHEYLIQNARDYPDQSAYIFYGNNITWSQLNDHTKRFAQFLKNQGINKGDRIALFMQNCPQYLISHYAIQMIGATVVPLNPMYKATELEYFINEAEIKSVIAGQELFSHVENIKDKAPSLQFSITTNYTDFISRESELPLPDELTIEKQEIDGTFDLRKVVRETDPITETEPIDVWEDVGLMVFTSGTTGRPKAAMLTFGNALFKTAATVNGYQVDQNDKTLAVAPLCHIAGMVMGVNIPVYSASPCTLLTRFDTETAISAIENYKVNKLYTVAPMNAAILNHPGVENRDLTSLDINFATSFGMTVDERLSEEWKKLTDGCLIFEAAYGLSETHTCDTMMPIDQIKFGTCGIATYDTQLRIVDMESGEDLPPGNQGEIAVKNPGVFKGYLNRPEATEATLRNGWVFTGDIGTLDEDGYLYFNGRVKEMIKSSGYSVFPEDVESLMSDHEAILQIATVGVPDKKRGESVKAFIVLKPEYIGKVTEKEIIAWSKEKMAAYKYPREVEFLDSLPATSSGKVLRRLLKED, encoded by the coding sequence TTGAATTCTGTTTTAAAGAAAAGTTGGCCAAAAGATATCCCGGAGAAATTAAATTACCGATTGGGAGAAAAGCCCTTACATGAATATTTAATTCAAAATGCAAGGGATTATCCAGATCAATCGGCATATATATTTTATGGGAATAACATTACGTGGAGTCAATTAAATGATCATACAAAGCGTTTTGCACAGTTTCTTAAGAACCAAGGTATAAACAAAGGGGATAGAATTGCCTTGTTTATGCAGAACTGTCCACAATATTTAATTAGTCATTATGCCATACAAATGATTGGTGCAACGGTTGTACCATTAAATCCAATGTATAAAGCAACTGAGTTGGAGTACTTCATAAATGAAGCTGAGATTAAGTCTGTTATTGCGGGGCAGGAATTGTTTAGTCATGTTGAAAATATTAAAGATAAGGCGCCATCGCTACAATTTTCAATAACTACAAATTATACAGATTTTATTTCCAGAGAGTCAGAACTTCCGTTACCAGATGAGCTTACTATTGAAAAACAGGAAATTGATGGTACGTTTGACCTTAGGAAGGTCGTTCGAGAAACAGATCCTATTACTGAAACTGAACCAATTGATGTCTGGGAAGATGTTGGATTAATGGTCTTCACATCTGGAACAACTGGACGGCCGAAAGCAGCTATGCTTACTTTTGGAAATGCATTGTTTAAGACAGCTGCCACTGTCAATGGCTATCAGGTAGATCAAAATGATAAAACGTTGGCGGTTGCACCACTTTGTCATATCGCTGGTATGGTTATGGGTGTGAATATCCCTGTATATAGCGCATCTCCATGTACATTACTGACACGTTTTGACACAGAGACTGCGATCAGTGCAATTGAAAATTACAAGGTGAATAAATTATATACGGTTGCTCCGATGAATGCCGCTATCCTAAATCATCCTGGAGTAGAAAATAGAGACTTAACATCACTAGATATCAATTTTGCCACAAGCTTTGGAATGACAGTTGATGAAAGGTTATCAGAGGAATGGAAGAAGTTAACGGATGGCTGTTTAATCTTTGAAGCAGCTTATGGACTCAGTGAGACGCATACATGCGACACCATGATGCCAATCGATCAAATAAAATTTGGCACGTGTGGAATCGCAACATATGATACCCAACTACGAATTGTAGACATGGAAAGTGGGGAGGATTTGCCGCCCGGTAACCAAGGAGAAATAGCAGTGAAAAATCCAGGTGTATTTAAAGGATATCTTAATCGTCCTGAAGCAACAGAAGCAACGCTAAGGAATGGATGGGTGTTCACAGGAGATATTGGCACATTGGATGAAGATGGATATTTATACTTTAACGGACGTGTCAAGGAAATGATTAAATCATCAGGTTACAGTGTATTTCCTGAAGATGTTGAGTCTTTAATGAGCGACCATGAAGCGATATTACAAATAGCTACGGTCGGAGTCCCAGATAAAAAAAGAGGAGAAAGCGTAAAGGCTTTTATTGTGTTAAAGCCTGAATATATAGGGAAAGTCACTGAGAAGGAAATCATAGCATGGTCTAAAGAGAAAATGGCAGCTTATAAATATCCGCGAGAGGTGGAATTTCTCGATAGTTTACCAGCAACGAGCTCCGGCAAAGTGCTTAGAAGACTATTAAAAGAAGATTAA
- a CDS encoding acetyl-CoA carboxylase biotin carboxyl carrier protein subunit, translated as MNNIIANMAGNVWKVLVSEGDKVEDAQDVVILESMKMEIPIEAGSSGVINEVIINEGDFVNEGDVLLTID; from the coding sequence ATGAATAATATTATAGCAAATATGGCGGGTAACGTTTGGAAAGTATTGGTTTCTGAAGGCGATAAGGTAGAGGATGCTCAAGATGTTGTTATCTTAGAATCTATGAAAATGGAAATACCAATTGAGGCTGGATCAAGTGGGGTGATAAATGAGGTAATCATAAATGAAGGTGATTTTGTAAACGAGGGCGATGTTCTTCTAACAATTGATTAA
- a CDS encoding AMP-binding protein — MKVDKFKESLGTDEELVTKKLEKWAREIGEKTFIYYGEENRSLTFKRFNELANSFANSLSNKGIKKGDRVSLFLKNPLVTTIAMFGIWKAGGVYCPINFNYKGKLLSYQINDTEPKLLITERQMIPLINEIKAEIFPLFAIVHDPRAEDHDYQAQLADVEIDSKFSTVSFALLLEGNTSNPEIDVNYYDTANIIYTSGTTGPAKGVVQSYRWIHGYTYMFRVFNKQEDVIYNDLPMYHVGGAFALVGRAAFLGCTISLWDKFSPTDFWKRIEISGASNAILLDVMIPWLMDAEPKKDDQENTLNRVHMQPLPKYHHEVAKRFGINFISAGYGQTESGNGFVGIIDELNAEGTPSTLYKGNTKEETARIADIMNIPFQNGTQDLPKGYMGYTAPFFQSAILNEYDEEVETGETGQLALRPRYPQLILKEYFNKPEATVDAYQNLWFHTGDIGYKDENGTYYFVDRMKDVIRHKGENISSYQVEDMINQHEDISVCAAFPVEAKEGDEDDIVVYAVSKTKTVSIEELNEWIKITVPKFMWPKYIRFIDDLPRTPTNKVEKYKLKSIFQLELENSNF, encoded by the coding sequence ATGAAGGTAGACAAATTTAAGGAGAGCTTAGGAACGGATGAGGAATTAGTTACGAAAAAACTGGAGAAATGGGCAAGAGAAATTGGAGAGAAAACCTTCATTTATTATGGTGAAGAGAATCGTTCATTGACATTTAAACGTTTCAATGAACTAGCGAATAGTTTTGCAAACAGCCTAAGTAATAAAGGGATTAAAAAAGGGGATCGTGTTTCACTATTTTTAAAGAACCCGCTTGTAACCACTATTGCAATGTTTGGTATTTGGAAAGCTGGTGGTGTTTATTGCCCAATAAATTTTAATTATAAAGGAAAGTTATTATCTTATCAGATAAATGATACAGAACCAAAATTACTTATAACAGAAAGACAAATGATTCCATTGATCAATGAGATAAAAGCAGAGATATTTCCTTTATTCGCTATTGTTCACGATCCGAGAGCAGAAGATCATGATTACCAGGCTCAATTGGCAGACGTTGAGATCGACAGTAAATTTTCGACAGTCTCTTTTGCTTTATTATTAGAAGGAAATACAAGTAATCCAGAAATTGATGTCAATTATTATGATACCGCAAACATCATTTACACCTCTGGAACGACCGGTCCTGCCAAAGGAGTTGTACAATCCTATCGCTGGATACATGGTTATACGTATATGTTTAGAGTTTTTAATAAACAGGAGGATGTTATTTATAATGACTTACCCATGTACCATGTGGGAGGAGCATTTGCCCTTGTTGGAAGAGCTGCATTTTTAGGCTGTACCATATCACTCTGGGATAAGTTCAGTCCAACAGATTTTTGGAAAAGAATAGAAATTAGCGGAGCATCAAATGCAATTTTACTGGATGTTATGATCCCCTGGTTGATGGATGCGGAACCTAAAAAGGATGATCAGGAAAACACATTAAATCGCGTACACATGCAACCTCTTCCCAAATACCATCATGAAGTAGCGAAGAGGTTTGGAATTAATTTTATCTCTGCAGGGTACGGCCAAACAGAATCTGGAAATGGATTTGTAGGAATTATTGATGAGTTAAACGCGGAAGGTACACCTTCTACATTGTATAAAGGAAACACCAAGGAAGAAACAGCACGTATTGCGGATATAATGAATATCCCTTTCCAAAATGGAACACAGGATTTACCAAAGGGTTATATGGGATATACAGCGCCATTTTTTCAATCAGCAATTTTAAATGAGTATGATGAAGAAGTTGAAACTGGAGAAACGGGTCAACTTGCGTTACGACCACGATATCCACAATTAATTCTTAAGGAATACTTTAATAAACCTGAAGCTACAGTTGATGCCTATCAAAATTTATGGTTTCACACCGGCGATATCGGTTATAAAGATGAGAATGGAACTTATTATTTTGTTGATCGAATGAAAGATGTAATTCGCCATAAAGGTGAAAATATATCATCATACCAGGTCGAAGATATGATTAATCAACATGAAGATATTAGTGTTTGTGCAGCATTTCCAGTCGAAGCAAAAGAGGGAGACGAAGATGATATTGTCGTTTATGCTGTTTCGAAGACAAAAACAGTAAGTATTGAGGAATTAAATGAGTGGATAAAAATTACAGTACCTAAATTTATGTGGCCAAAATATATTCGTTTTATTGATGATTTACCAAGAACGCCAACTAACAAAGTTGAAAAGTACAAATTAAAGTCAATATTTCAATTAGAATTAGAAAATAGTAATTTCTGA
- a CDS encoding acyl-CoA carboxylase subunit beta yields the protein MSWKPEIDELRKREELAHEMGGEENLNKHYSRGKMDVRERIRQLFDNDTFREKGAVAGKAVYENDELKKFSPTNFLLGTGKIDGRKAVTGADDFTVRGGAADGAIIEKQIYSEQMAHDLQLPLVRLVDGTGGGGSVKFLDTEGHTYIPVNPAWDYVVKNMGRVPVVAACLGSVAGLGAARVTASHFSVMVEEISQLFVAGPQIVNFGVGQDLTKEELGGAQVHRSSGAIDNVVKTEKEAFDHIRKFLSYLPSNVWELPPVIESTDDRNRKEEELISVIPKNRRKPYKIRPILELILDNDSIFEMGRYYGGGTVTGFARIDGHPVGFLANDPYVGGGGLTVESCEKIERFVDLCETFHLPIVNFVDQPGIAIGLAAEKKGTIRKGVRAISSIYQANVPMIEIIIRRAFGVGGAGMINGQGLHMRYAWPSGDWGSLPVEGGIQVAYKRELEASDNPKKLLEELAAKMESVRSPLRTAEAFGVEEIIDPRDTRIRLCEWIEDSYAILPQHIGPSPHTMRP from the coding sequence GTGAGTTGGAAACCGGAAATAGATGAATTACGAAAAAGAGAAGAATTGGCACATGAAATGGGTGGAGAAGAGAACTTAAATAAGCATTATTCAAGAGGGAAGATGGATGTAAGAGAGCGAATAAGACAGCTATTCGATAATGACACCTTTAGAGAGAAGGGAGCTGTTGCAGGTAAAGCAGTATATGAAAATGATGAATTAAAAAAATTTAGTCCTACCAATTTTCTTCTTGGTACCGGAAAAATTGATGGTCGCAAAGCCGTAACAGGTGCTGATGATTTCACGGTTCGTGGAGGCGCCGCTGATGGAGCTATTATCGAAAAACAGATCTACTCTGAACAGATGGCACATGATCTGCAATTACCGTTGGTACGCCTTGTAGATGGGACGGGTGGTGGTGGAAGTGTGAAGTTCCTTGATACGGAAGGTCATACTTATATTCCAGTTAATCCAGCATGGGATTATGTCGTGAAGAATATGGGGAGGGTTCCGGTAGTTGCTGCTTGTTTAGGCTCAGTTGCAGGATTAGGTGCAGCTCGTGTTACAGCTTCTCATTTCTCTGTCATGGTAGAAGAAATTTCCCAACTTTTTGTGGCTGGTCCTCAGATTGTCAATTTTGGAGTAGGGCAGGATTTAACGAAGGAAGAGCTTGGAGGGGCACAGGTTCACAGGTCAAGTGGAGCGATTGATAATGTCGTAAAAACGGAAAAAGAAGCGTTTGATCATATTAGGAAATTTCTCTCTTATCTACCAAGCAATGTGTGGGAATTACCTCCTGTGATTGAGTCAACAGATGACCGCAACAGAAAAGAAGAAGAGCTTATTTCCGTAATACCTAAGAATCGCCGAAAGCCATATAAAATCAGACCTATTTTGGAACTGATTCTCGACAATGATTCTATTTTTGAAATGGGAAGGTATTATGGAGGTGGAACCGTGACTGGATTTGCAAGGATAGACGGTCATCCAGTTGGATTTCTGGCAAATGATCCTTATGTAGGTGGAGGCGGCTTAACCGTTGAAAGCTGTGAAAAAATTGAACGGTTTGTAGATCTATGCGAAACCTTCCATCTACCAATTGTGAACTTTGTTGATCAGCCAGGAATTGCTATAGGGTTAGCTGCTGAAAAAAAAGGGACGATTCGTAAGGGGGTTCGAGCGATTTCATCCATTTATCAAGCGAATGTACCAATGATTGAGATTATTATCAGAAGAGCCTTTGGAGTAGGTGGAGCTGGAATGATTAATGGCCAGGGGTTACATATGAGGTATGCTTGGCCATCAGGTGATTGGGGTTCCCTTCCAGTTGAAGGAGGTATCCAAGTTGCTTATAAACGCGAGTTGGAAGCCAGTGATAATCCGAAAAAACTTCTTGAGGAGTTAGCTGCAAAAATGGAAAGCGTCCGTTCTCCATTACGAACGGCTGAAGCATTTGGTGTGGAAGAAATCATTGATCCGAGGGATACGCGAATACGCTTATGTGAATGGATTGAAGATTCATATGCAATTCTTCCGCAGCATATTGGGCCTTCCCCTCATACAATGCGTCCGTAA
- a CDS encoding enoyl-CoA hydratase/isomerase family protein gives MSQLVTYKKENGIAVITIDNPPLNVLNQQIQKELKEITAEIKNDKEVVCVLLTSTGDKAFMAGADIKEFPQMMGNPNMRNDVMFMHSMLNDLDNLPKPTIAVLDSLTFGGGCELALTCDIRVAEEKTQLGFPEIKLGLFPGGAGTQRLPRLIGEAKAKEMMFTGDPITSDEAERIGLVNHVVPNGQAYEKAMNLALQIASKSIQPLSRIKKAVDEGLEMSLTEGIEKEADLFEEVFQTEDVKEGVGAFIDKRKPHFKNL, from the coding sequence ATGTCACAACTTGTAACTTATAAAAAAGAGAATGGGATTGCCGTGATTACAATCGATAATCCACCATTAAATGTGCTAAATCAACAGATACAAAAAGAGCTCAAAGAGATTACTGCGGAGATAAAAAATGATAAAGAAGTTGTATGTGTTCTATTAACCAGTACTGGTGATAAAGCATTTATGGCTGGTGCGGACATAAAGGAATTTCCACAAATGATGGGTAATCCAAATATGCGTAATGATGTAATGTTCATGCATAGTATGTTAAATGACTTAGATAATTTACCGAAGCCAACAATTGCTGTGCTTGATAGTCTTACATTTGGGGGTGGCTGTGAACTTGCATTAACCTGCGATATTCGAGTTGCCGAAGAGAAAACACAGCTTGGCTTTCCAGAAATTAAGTTGGGACTTTTCCCTGGTGGAGCGGGTACACAAAGGTTGCCAAGGCTAATTGGTGAAGCAAAAGCAAAAGAAATGATGTTTACAGGAGATCCAATTACTTCAGATGAAGCTGAGAGAATAGGATTAGTAAATCATGTGGTACCAAACGGGCAAGCATATGAAAAAGCGATGAACCTTGCACTACAAATAGCAAGTAAGTCAATTCAACCATTATCTAGAATTAAAAAAGCAGTTGATGAGGGATTGGAAATGAGTTTAACAGAAGGAATAGAAAAAGAAGCTGATTTATTTGAAGAAGTATTTCAAACAGAAGATGTTAAAGAAGGGGTAGGAGCATTTATTGATAAAAGGAAACCTCATTTTAAAAATCTATAA